Sequence from the Oxyura jamaicensis isolate SHBP4307 breed ruddy duck chromosome 25 unlocalized genomic scaffold, BPBGC_Ojam_1.0 oxy25_random_OJ72851, whole genome shotgun sequence genome:
gggacgggacgggacgggacgggacgggagggGCGCTCGGTGCGGGCGCCGCGGCTGCCGGGAGCGGAGGAAGCCGGCGCGAGACCCGCGCGAGACCCATGGTGCCCCGGTGAGCGCAGCCCGCGGGACCGGGCCGTGGAGGGCCCCCGGTGGCCCCGCAGGCCGCGGGCGGGCTCCCGGGGCGGGCAGGCCCCGGGGCACCGGGCGGGGCCGTGTGACTCGGGGGGGTCCGGGCTGAGCCGAgcccgccccgccccctgcCGCCCGCCGGCCGCCACCGGGCCGTGCCCCGCGGGGGAGTGCGGCCGTCCCGGTGCCGGTCCCGGTGCCGTTCTCCCCGGTTCTGCCCCACCCGCGCCGGTTCCGCCTTGGCGGGCCGTGGGGAGCGAGCAGCTGGCCCGGGCTGCCCTCCGGTGCCGCTGCACGCCCGGCGGGGAACGCCCGGTGCTACCTGCGGCAGGGAGGGGCTGGAGACGGCCCCGCCGGTCGcctccgctcccctcccgcGTGTCTCGGGCGCCCCGGGGCTCCCGGTGCCGCGGGGGCACGTCGAGGGCCGTGTGTCACCGGCAGGGGCAGCGCTGCCGGGACTCGCGGGGGGCTCGTCCCGGACCCCAAAGAGGTGGCCCCAGGCCCCGAACCGGCGACACCGAGCCCCGAGGCACCCTCGTGTCCCGCCACCGTGCCCCCAGCTCGGCTCAGCCCCGGGGCTGTGGAGGGGGCGTGGGGGATGGGTCCGGTGCGGGCCCGGTGGACGCTCTCCCCCGAAGGCCTTCGTGACCCCGCGCCTTCCTGTTTCGGGCTAAAACCGCTCGGTTCTGTGTGCGGAAGGTAACCCGGTAAACCCCGGAGGCCCCCGTGGCTCGCGAGGCGCCGCCGTTCCCCCGGGGCTGGGACCGGGGTGGCTgcggccgtgcccccccccccgcaactTTCTGGGGGTGCCCGTGCTCCGGGAGCTGCCGGTGCCCCCGGTGCCGGTTTTGGGGCCTCCTCTCGCCGCCGCCGTCCGAGCCCCGTTCCTTCCCTCGGGGCCGGAGGCCTCCCTCCCGTCGCCGCCGTTACCCCCGCGGCACGAGGGGCCCCGGGAGGCGGTGCCGGTaccggcggccccgcgggggtGGCTGCGCCCTTCCCCGGGCGCCGTGCCCGCCGGGCGGCCCCGCTTATCGCGCGGCCTTGCCCGGCCCAGATAAGGGTGTGAAGGCTTCGAGGAAGTAACCCCGGGAAGCGCTGCCCTGCTCCGCCCCGGCCGGGGGCTCTCGGGGggctcctgctccccccccgCACTGCCCGTGGCCCCTCTCCCCGGCTCCTTCCTGCTCCCGTTCCGCTCGCTCCCGGGGCCGCGGCCCTGGGGGTGCCGTGGGCAGGAGCGGGGGGCTGCCCTGCGCTGGGGGCTCTGCTCGCTCCCCCTCCTCGTGGCCCTCtgggtgctgctctggggacCCGGCAGCCTCAGGGCCGTCGGGATCAGCGCTCGTCTCACGGCACGGGGTCACTGCAAGGGGCGCGCTTGGTCTGGGGAGCTGCCCCGCGCGGCTCCCGGCTCCTTTTACTGCTGGGCGAGGTCTGAACGGAGCCGGGTCCGCGCCCGGCTCGGCCTCGTGCCCCGGAGCATCCCGCTGGTGCCGTCGTCCCGGGACGGGGCCGTCGGGAAGGAGGACGCCTCGCAGGTCCCTGCCGCACGCCTCGGCAGCGCCGTGCCCCGTCCGCCTGCGGCCAGCGAGGAGCCGGACCCGCTGATCCCCGTGGGTCCCTTCCGGCTCGGGACGCGGCGATTCgaaggagcaggggctgcctcTCGGCGGCGGGGCCACCTCCCCGcggcccggggccgggccggctAACTCCCTGTTTGTCCCCGAACCGCAGGTGGGACGGCCAGACGAGAGGGGCTCTGCCTGTCCGTTCCCTGCCCTCCGCCGCCGATGGAGTACGTGGTAAGGCCGGCCGGCGCTCGGGGCTTCGGTGGAGGGCTAGGTGGCTTCGGTGGCGGGCCCTGCCTCCGCTCCCTCCCCGCCGGGCCCCCGCCGGCCTTCCCCCGTCCCCAGGAGGCCGCGGGGACGGCGGAGAGGAGGGCCGCGTCGCCGCCGCGTGACGTTGGAGCGATATCTGGGGTGAAAACGCAGCCGTAGGCAGGCGTTCAGCCTTTCTCTTTGCTCTCGCCCCGTGCTGCAGGAGGACGGGGGACGGGGAGGGCTCCACCGCCGCTGCTTTCGGACCGAGGGGGTCTCCGGCCCGCCCTGCGCCGCTGAGGTGCGTACGtgcggcggcgggcggcccgTGTCTGCGCGCGGCTGCGTGCGCCTCGCCGCGATTTCTTGCCAAAGCCCGCGCGTGTTCCAGCTCTCTGACTCAGCTCCCGGTTTGTGTTTCCTGGGAGGATGTCGGGCGCTGGCCCAGCGGCGGGGCCCCGAGCGGAGCCGCGCTGCTCGGCGCCCGGGGAAAATACGGGCTCAGGCTTTGCTCGGAGCGGTGGGGTCGGTGCCGGTTCGGAGGCTGCGGCCCCCTCTGCTTCTCGTCCTGCTGCGCGCGGGGTccccaggcacgcagcagcacgCGGGGTCTGGCCGAGCCAGCGCGTCCCCTCGCTTCCCGGGCGCGAGGAGTGGCTCGGCCGGGCCGTGCCCCACCAGCTCCTCGGGGGCGGCGGTTCTGGCGGCTCCCTGCGTCCTCCGCTGCGGGGGCAGGAGCTGTCGGTGGGGCTGCGCACGTCTCGTTCAGCCTTCGGTGCTCTGCGGCCCCTGGGGGGGTCTCTGCCTCCTTGGGCCGGGGGGGCCGTGGCAGACGAGCTGTTTGTCTGcgagggctggcagcagcgaCATGCCTCGTGCCCAGCCGGTGCCAGTTGGGATCACGTGCGCTATCTGGCCTCGATGCCGGAGGTTCTGATAAAATCAGCAATGATTCCGTTTTCTAAAAGCAGGGCCCTGCCCGAGCCgcggctgctcccagccctgctgcctgcccggcctcttggcccaggagaCCCCCAGGAGACCCCCGCCCCTCTGCGCTTCCCTCGGGGCTTAACGCAGGGGCTGCCGTGCCGGGTGGGACGCCCAGCCCCGCGTCCCCGAGCCGCCCGGGTCCTCGcagcccccccgagccccctcaACGccgcccagccccgctccccccggcgGGCCTGGCGGGTCCCTGCTTCCTGGCTCCCCGGCCCCGGGCTTCCTGCCTTTCTCTGGAGCGGCCGCGCTGCCGGCCACGGGAAGGTCACGGCGCTGAGCGGCTGCGGGGCCCCTGGCGGGGACGGAGCGCGCCGCGGGACGGCTGGCACGGGCTCCTGCGGGACCGGCGGCGGCCGAGGTGGGGGCTCGGAGCAGGGAGCGGGCTGCGGGACGCGCTGGCATTGGGGCGCCGTGCGCGGGGATATTTCCAGCTCCGGCCTGGCCTCCGTTTCCCCGGCTGCGTGGTGGCGTTTGGGAAGCGCGGCAGGAGGAGCGGGGAGTGCCCTTCCCTTGGGCTGGACTCGGCCGAATTTGGCTCAGCGTTGGGGTCTGCAGAGCAAGTGGTGCCTGGGAACGTCCCGGCACGCGTAGTGGCGGGGAGCAGGCGCCCAGCGGCAGGTCGGGGGGGGCGAAAGCCCCTGCTGCATCCCTGAGAGGTGGGAGGGGAGCTCTGGCCCCGGGGGGAGGGCGAGGCCGTGCAGATGAGCGTGGACGCGCGTGGCGTGGCTGGGTCACTCCAGCTCCTCGTGGCCCCGTTCGCCTGCTGGTCTGCATCAGGTGGGGATGAagggggggagcggggcagaCCCAGCGGCCCCCACCAGAAAACGGGGCCTTCACCACGGAGAGGGGGTGAGCTTTGCCCCGGCGCCGCCGGCACGCTCTTGCTTTTCCCCAGCTCCCGCTAGCTCCGCCTGTGACCTTGATTTTTCTGCTCCAGATACTCGCTGGGTCCCCACCCCTCTCTGGGAGCCCCTCCTGCGCTGCCACCCCAGCCCGCTCGCAGCCCCGGTGCGGGCAGAGCCCGCTCCGCTGCCCGTGAGTCAGCACGGCCCTGGCAGTTACCGGCAGCTTACCGGCGGCCCCGTTTTCCTCCGGGAGGAGCAGCCGCTCGGCGCCGGCCGCGATGCGGGGAGCAGCGGCCATCGGCAGCTCCCGCCGGCTCCGTGCTGCGGCCGGGGGCTCGCACTGAGCCCGGCCTCTCCCTGGGGGCTCGGCGCCCACCCCGGCCAGCCCACCTGCGTCCTGCTCCCGgccatcctcctcttcctcctggcGAGGTCTGCGCCCGGAGCCGTGCTGCCGAAGGACTGGATGTCCCCGCGGCCCCGGCGAGCACCGGAGGCGTCCTGGCATCGCGGCCCCCCCCGTCCTCGGGCGGCGCTCCCCCCTGCAAAGCCCGGGGAGCCAACGGCAGCTGCCTGCCGCCGGCACGTGGGTTGCATAGCGCTGGCCACCACAGAAGGACCTTGTTCGCTCCTGGCCGGGGCTtggagcggggctgggctgggcttggATGCGCTCTGTGGCTGCCTTGTCTCAGGGCTTTAAATATTCATGCTTTTGATTTCCTCTTAGCTGCTGGCGACTGCTTGGGGGAGCGCAGGGGCAGAGCGAGCCGGCGGGGGCGGAGGGGCAGCGGTCTGGGACCCGTCTGCGGGGCAGAGGGGGCCGGATCGGGCCTCGGCCGAAGACAATGGGATTCATGGGCAGCCCGCTTCGGGAGcagcgcggggctgcggggcttgAGGACCTCCAGGCCGGGGGCCGAGCGCGCTGAGCCCCCGCTCCGGCTGTTCCGCGCagtgcccggccccggggcgtAGCCGCAGCCCCGTTTCCTCCCCGCCGCTCTGGGAGCAGGGGTCGCTCTCCATCTGGCCGGATCCGTGCGTCCTCGCTGACGCCGATTGCCATCGATCGGCTGCGACAGCGTGGAGCTGGGCAGCCCccgcggcgcggcggggccggctcTCCCCGCGAGCCATGCGGGGCTGGCGAGCGCCCGGCACCGAGCTCGGCCGAGGCTTGCGCTTGGGGGCGGCTTCGCGGCGGCTGTAGGCGCTCGGACAGCCGATGGGGCCTCTGTGAGCCGCGCGGCGCGGGGTGGGcgcctgccagccctgctcgcCTCTCTCCGGAATGGATCTCCTGCAGAAGAGCAAATACAGCCACCTGCGGAATGAGTCCGTCTCCTCCCTGGAGgaggcggggggcggcgggggggcccTGGCCTCCCCGGTGGAGTCCCTCGCGGGCACGCGGTCTCTGCCTGGCTCCCTGTCGTCCTCCTCCCTCAGCCCCATGCTGCCTCTCGGGGAGCTCTCATCCGAGTCGGAGGACAGCCCCACCACCCTCTGCTCCTTCTTCCCCAAAATGGCCAACCTGAAGCTCTCGAACCCCGCCAACCTGCTCAGCCTGCGCGGCTCCTCGGCTGGCAGCCTCAAGGAGCCCGGGAGCCCGggggagcccggcccggccgggaCGCTCGCACCGGCAGCGGGGGGAGCCGGCGGCCCCGATTCAGCCGGACCTGTCGCTGTCTGTTCCCAGGATATGAACAAGCTGAGCTGCGGGAAGAAGACGCGGGTGGAAGGCGGCCAGCTGGGCGGCGATGAATGGACCCGCCACGGCAGCTTTGTCAATAAGCCCACGCGCGGCTGGCTGCACCCGGATGACAAGGTCATGGGCCCGGGGGTCTCCTACCACGTCAGGGTGAGCGctggggccgggctgcggggcgccGAGGGGCACGGCGGGCTTCTGGGGAGCTCCCGGCGCACTGCTTGCGGGTGGGAGGTGGGCGGTGGGTGTCCTGCGGGGGTCCCCCCACGTGGCGGGTGGCGCGGGGACCTgtccctgccccctccccgtTTGTGGGCTGCGAGGGGAGG
This genomic interval carries:
- the LOC118158316 gene encoding collagen alpha-1(I) chain-like, with the translated sequence MLRGTRPSRARTRLRCRVPRAAPRGPRGGGASRAPSAGQPPAPAHGTPRAAAPGASGTGAGRSRGEGPRAVRGGSRSPPRAPGRGGAGQRFPGLLPRSLHTLIWAGQGRAISRAQPPPRGRRYRHRLPGPLVPRGEGTGLGRRRREEAPKPAPGAPAAPGARAPPESCGGGGTAAATPVPAPGERRRLASHGGLRGLPGYLPHTEPSGFSPKQEGAGSRRPSGESVHRARTGPIPHAPSTAPGLSRAGGTVAGHEGASGLGVAGSGPGATSLGSGTSPPRVPAALPLPVTHGPRRAPAAPGAPGRPRHAGGERRRPAGPSPAPPCRR